A section of the Telopea speciosissima isolate NSW1024214 ecotype Mountain lineage chromosome 3, Tspe_v1, whole genome shotgun sequence genome encodes:
- the LOC122653763 gene encoding histone H4: MSGRGKGGKGLGKGGAKRHRKVLRDNIQGITKPAIRRLARRGGVKRISGLIYEETRGVLKIFLENVIRDAVTYTEHARRKTVTAMDVVYALKRQGRTLYGFGG; this comes from the coding sequence ATGTCTGGTCGAGGGAAGGGCGGTAAGGGTTTGGGCAAAGGAGGAGCGAAGCGTCATAGAAAGGTTTTGCGAGATAACATCCAAGGCATCACTAAGCCTGCAATTCGTCGTCTTGCGAGAAGAGGAGGAGTTAAGAGGATCAGTGGTCTCATTTACGAAGAGACAAGAGGTGTTCTCAAGATCTTCCTTGAGAACGTCATTCGAGATGCTGTGACTTATACAGAGCATGCAAGGAGGAAAACAGTGACAGCCATGGACGTCGTCTATGCTCTGAAGAGGCAGGGGAGGACGCTTTACGGATTCGGAGGTTAA
- the LOC122654097 gene encoding uncharacterized protein LOC122654097, whose product MALEWVVLGYAAGAEAIMLLLLTLPGLDRLRKGLISVTKNLLKPFLSVVPFCLFLLMDIYWKYETRPSCEGQSCTPTEHLRHQKSIMKSQRNALLIAAALIFYWLLYSVTHLVVRLEQLNQRVEKLKNQD is encoded by the coding sequence ATGGCTTTGGAATGGGTAGTTCTCGGATATGCTGCCGGTGCGGAGGCGATCATGCTTCTCTTACTGACTCTACCGGGCTTGGATCGGCTCCGGAAGGGTCTCATCTCTGTCACCAAGAACCTACTGAAACCCTTCCTTTCGGTGGTTCCGTTCTGCTTGTTTCTGCTGATGGATATATACTGGAAGTACGAGACAAGGCCGAGCTGCGAGGGCCAATCATGTACTCCGACGGAGCATCTCCGCCACCAGAAATCCATCATGAAGAGCCAACGTAATGCCCTTTTGATCGCCGCTGCTCTCATCTTCTACTGGCTTCTCTACTCCGTTACCCATCTCGTGGTCCGCCTCGAGCAGCTCAACCAACGCGTTGAGAAGTTGAAGAATCAGGACTAA
- the LOC122654096 gene encoding 15.7 kDa heat shock protein, peroxisomal, translating to MAESFLGDPFKRFFWSPPIFRQWSGSLALMDWLETPTAHIYKVNVPGFGKDDIKVQVEDGNVLQIRGEGRKEESIGKDAVWHIAERGTSKGEFAREIVLPENVKVDQIKAQVENGVLTIVVPKDTTPKSSKVRNINISSKL from the exons ATGGCGGAGAGTTTTCTGGGAGATCCATTCAAGCGCTTCTTCTGGAGCCCTCCAATCTTTCGTCAGTGGTCTGGATCACTAGCTCTGATGGATTGGCTTGAAACCCCCACTGCCCACATCTATAAGGTTAACGTCCCAG GCTTCGGGAAGGATGACATAAAGGTTCAGGTAGAAGATGGGAATGTTCTGCAGATAAGAGGAGAAGGTAGGAAAGAGGAATCAATTGGGAAAGATGCGGTTTGGCACATAGCTGAGAGAGGGACTTCGAAGGGAGAGTTCGCTCGAGAAATTGTGTTGCCGGAGAATGTGAAGGTAGATCAGATAAAAGCTCAGGTAGAAAATGGTGTTCTTACTATCGTCGTCCCCAAAGATACAACTCCCAAATCATCGAAAGTTCGTAATATTAACATTTCCAGCAAGCTTTGA